One Syntrophaceae bacterium DNA window includes the following coding sequences:
- the recG gene encoding ATP-dependent DNA helicase RecG: METLKQALEKIESPLRFSAGNDFRNLTLVRDLEEPLRRKIAALRDMLPQRVQNAGQAGRMALRLTALEGVVSGFDGASPEERKRRIAEALACVDALKAELAGGGEAHDPSLPQGVPREALASLEAAMEKLTRPAQFVKGVGPRIGQLLARKGLKTVEDLLLFLPRKYEDRRVIKPVARAEAGRKETVVGTVVRAEIQPYRKRKVFEAVIRDETAALKAKWFKGSFAYLRNLLKPGCRVILTGELRMYQFEPEMIHPDFEILEEGEESHLHFKRIVPIYSETEGLGQKQLRRILLHAVEDYARYMPGPIPREICERQGLIDMIEAVRAVHFPGPDEDMDRLNAMRSDGHRRLIFDELFFFELAMALKHAGNVLDEGIAFRTEGELTRRFLSILPFGLTAAQSRVIAEIHRDMARPSPMHRLLQGDVGSGKTVVSMAAMLTACENGYQAALMAPTEILAEQHHRTVGRWADSLGLKAALLLGSMRGPEKRETARRIEAGEVHIVVGTHALIQEGVEFRRLGLVVVDEQHRFGVVQRATLRAKGANPDVLVMTATPIPRTLAMTVYGDLDISVIDEMPPGKKPVRTKVFYERERPRVYEIIRKEIAKGNQVFIVYPLVTESEALDLKDATRMAEHLQRDVFPDLRVGLIHGRMKGAEKEQIMQAFNGRGLDILVATTVIEVGIDIPQATLMVIEHAERFGLAQLHQLRGRVGRSDIPSYCILMTGSRGSDVARRRLAVMEQTHDGFRIAEADLEIRGPGEMMGTRQSGLPDFRVADILRDGRLLAEAREEAFRLVQKDPRLERPEHALLRRVLLWRWESRLDLARTG, from the coding sequence GTGGAAACCCTGAAACAGGCCCTGGAAAAGATCGAATCGCCCCTGCGGTTTTCCGCCGGGAATGATTTCCGCAATCTGACCCTCGTGCGCGATCTCGAAGAGCCGCTTCGAAGGAAGATCGCCGCCCTGCGGGACATGCTCCCGCAGAGGGTGCAGAATGCCGGGCAGGCCGGCCGGATGGCGCTGCGTCTGACGGCGCTCGAAGGGGTCGTTTCGGGCTTCGACGGCGCGTCCCCGGAGGAAAGAAAGAGGCGCATCGCGGAGGCCCTCGCCTGCGTGGACGCCCTGAAGGCGGAACTCGCCGGGGGCGGGGAAGCCCATGACCCCTCATTGCCGCAGGGAGTCCCGCGGGAGGCCCTCGCCTCGCTCGAGGCGGCCATGGAGAAACTCACCCGCCCGGCCCAGTTCGTCAAGGGGGTGGGCCCCAGAATCGGACAGCTGCTAGCCCGGAAGGGGCTGAAGACCGTCGAGGATCTCCTCCTGTTCCTGCCGCGGAAGTACGAGGACCGCCGCGTGATCAAGCCTGTTGCCCGTGCCGAGGCCGGCAGGAAGGAGACCGTTGTCGGCACCGTTGTCCGGGCCGAGATCCAACCGTACCGGAAACGGAAGGTTTTCGAGGCGGTGATCCGCGACGAAACGGCCGCCCTGAAGGCCAAGTGGTTCAAGGGCAGCTTCGCCTATCTGCGCAACCTCCTCAAGCCGGGTTGCCGGGTCATCCTGACCGGCGAGCTGCGGATGTACCAGTTCGAACCCGAGATGATCCACCCCGATTTCGAGATCCTCGAGGAGGGGGAGGAGAGCCATCTGCACTTCAAGAGGATCGTCCCGATCTACTCCGAGACGGAGGGCCTCGGGCAGAAGCAGCTGCGCCGGATTCTCCTCCACGCCGTCGAGGACTACGCCCGTTACATGCCGGGCCCGATCCCGCGGGAGATCTGCGAGAGGCAGGGCCTCATCGACATGATCGAGGCCGTGCGCGCCGTGCATTTCCCCGGTCCAGACGAGGACATGGACCGCCTCAACGCCATGCGCTCCGACGGGCATCGACGGCTCATTTTCGACGAGTTGTTCTTCTTTGAGCTTGCCATGGCCCTGAAGCACGCGGGAAATGTCCTCGACGAGGGCATCGCCTTCCGGACGGAGGGGGAACTGACGCGTCGGTTCCTTTCCATCCTGCCCTTCGGGCTCACGGCTGCGCAGAGCCGCGTAATCGCCGAGATCCACAGGGACATGGCGCGGCCGTCGCCGATGCACCGCCTGCTGCAGGGCGACGTGGGCAGCGGCAAGACGGTCGTCTCCATGGCGGCCATGCTGACGGCTTGCGAGAACGGCTACCAGGCGGCCCTCATGGCCCCGACGGAGATCCTGGCCGAGCAGCATCACCGCACCGTCGGCCGGTGGGCGGATTCGCTGGGCCTCAAAGCGGCCCTGCTGCTGGGCAGCATGCGCGGCCCGGAGAAGAGGGAGACGGCGCGGCGAATCGAAGCGGGCGAGGTGCACATCGTCGTCGGCACCCATGCCCTCATCCAGGAGGGGGTGGAATTCAGGAGGCTGGGCCTCGTGGTCGTCGACGAACAGCACCGCTTCGGCGTCGTGCAGCGCGCAACCCTGCGCGCCAAGGGCGCCAACCCGGACGTGCTGGTCATGACGGCAACCCCGATCCCGCGGACGCTCGCCATGACTGTCTACGGGGATCTGGACATCTCGGTCATCGACGAGATGCCCCCGGGCAAGAAGCCCGTCCGGACGAAGGTCTTCTACGAGCGGGAACGGCCGCGCGTCTACGAGATCATCCGGAAGGAGATCGCGAAGGGCAACCAGGTCTTCATCGTCTACCCCCTCGTCACGGAGTCGGAGGCCCTGGATCTCAAGGACGCCACCCGCATGGCCGAGCACCTGCAGCGGGACGTGTTCCCGGATCTTCGCGTCGGGCTGATCCACGGCCGGATGAAGGGCGCCGAGAAGGAGCAGATCATGCAGGCCTTCAACGGCCGCGGGCTCGACATCCTGGTGGCCACCACCGTGATCGAGGTGGGCATCGACATCCCGCAGGCCACCCTGATGGTGATCGAGCACGCCGAGCGGTTCGGCCTCGCCCAGCTCCACCAGCTCAGGGGGCGGGTGGGCCGAAGCGACATCCCCTCCTACTGCATCCTGATGACCGGATCGCGGGGTTCGGACGTCGCCCGGAGGCGCCTGGCCGTCATGGAGCAGACCCATGACGGGTTTCGCATCGCGGAGGCGGACCTCGAGATCCGGGGACCCGGCGAGATGATGGGGACGCGGCAGTCCGGCCTGCCCGATTTCCGGGTCGCCGACATCCTGCGCGACGGCCGGCTGCTGGCCGAGGCGCGCGAGGAGGCCTTCCGTCTGGTGCAGAAGGACCCCCGGCTCGAGAGGCCGGAGCATGCCCTGCTGCGGAGGGTCCTGCTGTGGAGGTGGGAGAGCCGCCTCGATCTGGCCCGGACGGGCTGA
- a CDS encoding phosphoribosylformylglycinamidine cyclo-ligase, protein MGGNVTYKDSGVDIDKGNRFVDVIKPLVKTTFRKEVMGGLGGFGGLFHLDKVKYRDPVLVASTDGVGTKLSIARMMNRYNTIGIDLVAMSVNDVVVQGAEPLFFLDYIASGAIDIEIGRQLIEGVVKGCRDAGCALLGGETAEMPGFYGEGDYELVGFCVGIVEAERLIDGSRVGIGDKIIGLASSGIHSNGLSLARKVFFDRCGLQAHDPVEGLLLPVGEELLTPTRIYVKSILNLNKNFSLKGLVHITGGGFYDNIPRILPERCAAVIHRGSWPELPVFQAIRKHGRIEDSEMFRVFNMGIGMMIIVDGETAPEVLERLGALGEKAYLIGSIEKRQQDAQPVIIA, encoded by the coding sequence ATGGGGGGCAACGTGACGTACAAGGACTCCGGGGTCGACATCGACAAGGGGAACCGGTTTGTCGATGTGATCAAGCCGCTCGTCAAGACCACGTTCCGCAAGGAGGTCATGGGCGGCCTCGGGGGTTTCGGGGGGCTGTTCCATCTCGACAAGGTCAAATACAGGGACCCCGTCCTCGTTGCATCCACGGACGGCGTGGGCACGAAGCTCAGCATCGCGCGCATGATGAACCGCTACAACACGATCGGCATCGACCTCGTGGCCATGTCCGTCAACGACGTGGTCGTCCAGGGCGCCGAGCCCCTGTTCTTCCTCGATTACATCGCGTCGGGCGCCATCGACATTGAGATCGGCCGGCAGCTCATCGAGGGCGTCGTCAAGGGGTGCCGGGACGCGGGTTGCGCCCTGCTGGGGGGCGAGACGGCCGAGATGCCGGGCTTCTACGGCGAGGGGGACTACGAGCTGGTCGGCTTCTGCGTCGGCATCGTCGAGGCGGAAAGGCTCATCGACGGCTCCCGGGTCGGCATCGGCGACAAGATCATCGGCCTGGCCTCGAGCGGCATTCACAGCAACGGCCTGTCACTGGCGCGCAAGGTCTTCTTCGACCGCTGCGGCCTCCAGGCCCATGACCCCGTGGAAGGCCTCCTTCTGCCGGTGGGCGAGGAGCTGCTCACGCCGACGAGGATCTACGTCAAGAGCATTCTCAATCTCAACAAGAACTTCAGCCTCAAGGGGCTCGTCCACATCACGGGCGGCGGCTTCTACGACAACATCCCCCGGATCCTCCCGGAGCGCTGCGCGGCCGTGATCCACCGGGGAAGCTGGCCGGAGCTCCCCGTATTCCAGGCCATCCGGAAACACGGCCGCATTGAGGACTCCGAGATGTTCCGCGTCTTCAACATGGGAATCGGGATGATGATCATCGTCGACGGCGAAACGGCGCCGGAGGTCCTCGAGCGGCTGGGTGCCCTGGGGGAGAAGGCATACCTGATCGGTTCGATCGAGAAGCGGCAGCAAGACGCTCAACCCGTCATCATCGCCTGA
- a CDS encoding phosphoribosylglycinamide formyltransferase, with protein sequence MPRIVNLGVLVSGSGSNLQSIIDNIEKGTLPARIAIVVSNNPGAFALERARKHGIAAAVIEHAGFADREAYDRRVVETLQAHGVELVVLAGFMRVLSPLFLRAFPMRVMNIHPALLPSFPGTHGQKKALDYGVKFSGCTVHFADEGVDTGPVIIQAVVPVYDADTEDTLSRRILKEEHRIYPQAIRLYAEGKLRVEGRKVRILDHPEPEDSPRHNPPVTDF encoded by the coding sequence ATGCCGAGAATCGTGAACCTGGGCGTCCTCGTGTCGGGGAGCGGATCAAACCTTCAGTCCATCATCGACAACATCGAAAAGGGAACCCTCCCCGCGCGGATCGCGATCGTCGTCAGCAACAACCCCGGGGCCTTTGCTCTCGAACGGGCGCGAAAGCACGGGATTGCGGCCGCCGTGATCGAGCACGCGGGCTTCGCCGACCGGGAGGCATACGACCGCCGCGTCGTCGAAACGCTGCAGGCACACGGCGTGGAGCTGGTTGTGCTGGCCGGGTTTATGCGGGTCCTTTCCCCCCTTTTCCTGCGCGCCTTCCCGATGCGCGTCATGAACATCCACCCGGCTCTTCTGCCCTCGTTCCCCGGCACCCACGGCCAGAAGAAGGCCCTCGACTACGGGGTGAAGTTCTCCGGCTGCACGGTGCACTTCGCCGACGAGGGCGTGGACACGGGGCCCGTCATCATCCAGGCCGTGGTCCCCGTCTACGACGCGGACACCGAGGACACCCTGTCCCGGCGCATTCTCAAGGAAGAGCACCGGATCTACCCGCAGGCCATCCGCCTCTACGCCGAGGGGAAGCTGCGCGTCGAGGGGAGAAAGGTCCGAATCCTGGATCACCCGGAGCCGGAGGACAGTCCCCGGCACAACCCGCCCGTTACCGACTTCTGA
- a CDS encoding NAD(P)/FAD-dependent oxidoreductase, protein MYDVIVIGSDLSSLIAALLAARYGRKTLLVSESGLEDCLSRSGYVFNIDPFPWSGFGLGQVFSRLLSELNIPLPEPSRASPLNPALQVILPEHRIDFFLDRDALLHDLGREYPGEEKQLQALYQSVAKVGETLERAVRETLETRDRSLKGLMKSCLDMPFVMGEIWRLEQKIRAVAKRPSLGAVFDSEFTLLSNLHVNHAKPLSSAYLLSLPWRGLYYHFGGKHRMLEQLRKRYEDLRGETLSPCAVEAVRAGGRIEVDIRTKGKPAGLLAQRLVISTKSPALEKVLSSDGRFSRLARRLRKVETRLFPFTLHLGVDNRGLPDRMGEYVIHISEPSAEAACPFLFLEANVADDTALAPPGKRTLAITALLPRSPVEMANGELAAAADDVLLSLEGFLPFLRESIEFMDLDGSIDVSRRYQQVVNPRYRFTGLSLPGLMTFPVRSHRPNVLLTGGMTFAGLGFEGEVLSGMKAGQLAAGDSER, encoded by the coding sequence ATGTACGACGTGATCGTCATCGGCAGCGACCTCAGTTCCCTCATCGCCGCCCTGCTTGCCGCCCGCTACGGCCGAAAGACCCTGCTGGTCTCCGAGTCCGGCCTCGAGGATTGCCTCTCGCGCTCGGGATACGTCTTCAACATCGACCCCTTCCCATGGAGCGGCTTCGGCCTGGGGCAGGTTTTTTCGCGCCTGCTGTCGGAGCTCAACATCCCGCTGCCGGAACCCTCCCGCGCATCGCCGCTGAACCCGGCCCTGCAGGTGATCCTGCCGGAGCACCGCATCGACTTCTTCCTCGACCGCGACGCCCTCCTGCACGATCTCGGCCGGGAGTATCCCGGCGAGGAAAAGCAGCTCCAGGCCCTGTACCAGTCCGTCGCCAAGGTGGGGGAAACCCTCGAGCGCGCGGTCCGCGAAACCCTCGAGACCCGGGACCGATCCCTCAAGGGCCTGATGAAGAGCTGCCTCGACATGCCCTTCGTCATGGGCGAAATCTGGCGGCTCGAGCAGAAGATCCGCGCCGTCGCAAAGAGGCCCTCCCTGGGGGCCGTCTTCGACTCGGAGTTCACCCTGCTGTCGAACCTGCATGTCAACCATGCCAAGCCCCTTTCCTCGGCCTACCTGCTCTCGCTTCCGTGGCGCGGGCTCTACTACCACTTCGGGGGCAAGCACCGCATGCTCGAACAGCTCCGCAAGCGCTACGAGGACCTGCGCGGTGAAACCCTTTCACCCTGTGCGGTCGAGGCCGTCCGTGCGGGCGGCAGGATCGAGGTGGACATCCGGACAAAGGGCAAGCCGGCCGGCCTGCTGGCGCAGAGACTCGTCATCAGCACGAAGTCACCTGCCTTGGAAAAGGTCCTGTCGTCGGATGGAAGGTTCTCGAGGCTCGCCCGCCGGCTCCGAAAGGTGGAAACGCGCCTGTTTCCCTTCACCCTCCACCTGGGGGTCGACAACCGGGGGCTCCCCGACCGCATGGGCGAATACGTCATCCACATCTCCGAGCCCTCCGCAGAGGCGGCGTGCCCCTTCCTGTTCCTCGAAGCGAACGTCGCCGACGACACGGCCCTGGCGCCCCCCGGCAAGCGGACACTTGCGATTACGGCGCTTCTGCCCCGATCCCCCGTCGAGATGGCGAACGGCGAGCTCGCGGCCGCGGCCGACGACGTGCTCCTGTCGCTGGAAGGGTTTCTGCCCTTCCTGCGAGAGAGCATCGAGTTCATGGATCTCGACGGCTCCATCGATGTCTCCAGGCGTTACCAGCAGGTCGTGAACCCCCGGTACCGGTTCACGGGCCTCTCCCTACCCGGCCTGATGACCTTCCCGGTCCGCTCCCACCGTCCGAACGTCCTTTTGACCGGTGGGATGACCTTCGCGGGCCTCGGGTTCGAGGGGGAGGTGCTCTCGGGAATGAAGGCCGGCCAGCTCGCAGCGGGAGATTCAGAGAGATGA